A genomic window from Candidatus Woesearchaeota archaeon includes:
- a CDS encoding YkgJ family cysteine cluster protein, with protein MKKSSNEKREKITIAKDTPTEEILKLSPACRCGGCEHGCTVGSGIFLDHEIIPLAKFLNISEEELKEKRLEKVEKFNTTKYRPKTEKGWFKKYGKCTFYDEKKGCTIHAVKPFECRISSGCNGVGEDIIAWFNLNHFVNEHDPESLRQYAQYLKSGGKMIPGGELEKLVPDKKKRNAILNYKILR; from the coding sequence ATGAAAAAAAGCAGTAACGAAAAAAGAGAAAAAATAACGATTGCCAAAGACACCCCAACCGAAGAAATCCTGAAACTATCCCCGGCATGCCGCTGCGGCGGATGCGAACACGGATGCACCGTTGGTTCAGGAATCTTCCTCGACCATGAAATCATTCCGCTCGCGAAATTCCTCAACATCAGCGAAGAGGAGCTCAAGGAAAAACGCCTTGAAAAAGTTGAAAAGTTCAACACCACAAAATATCGGCCGAAAACAGAAAAAGGATGGTTTAAAAAATATGGAAAATGCACGTTTTACGACGAGAAAAAAGGGTGTACCATCCATGCGGTCAAGCCGTTTGAATGCAGAATTTCATCCGGCTGCAATGGTGTCGGAGAGGACATCATCGCGTGGTTCAATCTGAACCATTTCGTCAATGAGCATGATCCTGAATCCCTGCGCCAATACGCGCAGTATTTGAAAAGCGGCGGGAAGATGATTCCGGGTGGCGAGCTGGAAAAGCTTGTGCCGGACAAGAAAAAAAGAAATGCGATATTAAACTACAAGATACTCAGGTGA